In one window of Paraflavitalea soli DNA:
- a CDS encoding DUF2752 domain-containing protein, with amino-acid sequence MQFRYLYTIAKLVFIVATPIVLLILPADFFDKGEAVCLSRVLFNVECYACGLTRACMHLIHFEFEEAYAYHMLSFVIFPVLAGFWVFWFLKERKVFLKMRAALRQAQPQPQA; translated from the coding sequence ATGCAATTCCGTTATTTATATACTATTGCCAAGCTGGTCTTTATTGTTGCAACCCCCATCGTATTATTAATACTGCCGGCCGATTTTTTTGATAAAGGAGAAGCCGTCTGCTTATCCAGGGTACTTTTCAATGTAGAATGTTATGCCTGTGGGCTCACCAGGGCCTGTATGCACCTCATTCACTTTGAATTTGAAGAAGCCTATGCATACCACATGCTATCCTTCGTCATTTTCCCTGTATTGGCTGGATTTTGGGTCTTCTGGTTCTTAAAAGAGCGGAAAGTGTTCTTAAAGATGCGGGCGGCGTTGCGGCAGGCACAGCCCCAGCCCCAGGCATAG